A genomic window from Punica granatum isolate Tunisia-2019 chromosome 2, ASM765513v2, whole genome shotgun sequence includes:
- the LOC116197517 gene encoding probable LRR receptor-like serine/threonine-protein kinase At2g24230 has translation MGVPPLGCCILFLAVFMFISPLGSSQLPNTDGFFVSDFFQKMGLSLTSFGSSAPVCSWRGVSCDANGEFVLQLNASNFNLSGSIPDTTIGKLTKLQSLDLSGNRITGLPSDFWSLGSLQSLNLSNNLISGSLPSNVGNFGSLESIDLSGNNFSGEIPEAVSSLRNLQVLKLDSNGFESDLPFGILSCRSLVLLDLSSNRLSGSLPMGFGSALPKLETLNLAGNAIEGRDADLSGMKSMKYLNVSRNLFRGSVMGFLTGTYEVVDLSRNQFSGHTAELQSNISSNWSRLVFLDLSENQLSGEILHSFSEAQNLRYLNLAGNRFTHREFPRVEVFSGLEFLNLSKANLIGEIPSEISQLSNLKSLDLSDNHLTGRIPVLSIRSLESLDLSRNNLSGEIPPPIVKKLPYMEKYNFSFNNLTLCASDFKPETIEKAFFGSTNSCPIAANPALFLKKNSKHKGMTKLALALTLSIMCLLLGLLFLVFGCRRKNKSWAVKQASYKEEQQISGPFSFQTDSTTWVADVKQATSVPVVIFEKPLLNITFADLLSATSNFDRGTLLAEGKFGPVYRGFLPGGVHVAVKVLVHGSTLTDHEAARELEYLGRIKHPNLVPLTGYCLAGEQRIAIYDYMENGNLHSLLHDLPLGVNLTEDWSNDTWEDDYDGNNSGIRNVGPGGILMTWRFRHRVALGTARALAFLHHGCFPSIIHRDVKASSVYLDYNLEPRLSDFGLAKVFGNELDEEIARGCPGYFPPEFSEPGETPTAKSDVYCFGVVLFELITGKKPVGDDYPEVDASNLVSWVRGFVRKSQGSRVVDPKIRDTGPDDQMEEALKIGYLCTADHPSKRPSMQQVVGLLKDMEPVN, from the coding sequence ATGGGTGTTCCTCCCTTGGGGTGCTGCATTCTGTTCTTGGCAGTGTTCATGTTCATCAGTCCTCTGGGCTCTTCTCAGTTGCCCAACACGGATGGCTTCTTTGTCTCTGATTTCTTCCAGAAGATGGGTCTCAGTCTCACGAGCTTCGGCTCCTCAGCCCCTGTTTGCTCATGGCGAGGTGTCTCCTGTGACGCCAATGGTGAGTTTGTGTTGCAGTTAAACGCCTCCAACTTCAACCTCTCCGGGTCAATCCCCGACACCACCATTGGTAAGCTCACCAAGCTCCAGTCTTTGGACCTCAGCGGTAACAGAATTACTGGGCTTCCTTCAGATTTCTGGAGCTTAGGCTCTCTGCAGAGTCTCAACCTCTCCAACAACTTGATATCGGGTTCTCTCCCCAGCAACGTTGGCAACTTCGGGTCACTCGAAAGCATCGATCTCTCGGGCAACAACTTCTCCGGCGAAATCCCGGAAGCTGTTAGCTCTCTGCGCAATCTCCAAGTCCTAAAACTTGATAGCAACGGGTTCGAGTCTGACCTCCCGTTTGGAATCCTGAGTTGTCGGTCTCTGGTGCTCCTGGACCTCTCCTCGAATCGCCTCTCCGGGTCTCTGCCCATGGGGTTCGGTTCGGCACTCCCAAAGCTGGAAACTTTAAACCTCGCAGGCAATGCGATCGAGGGACGAGACGCGGATTTATCGGGTATGAAGTCGATGAAATATCTGAATGTGTCTCGGAATTTATTTCGTGGATCGGTGATGGGCTTCCTCACGGGGACGTATGAAGTGGTTGATCTGAGCAGGAACCAGTTTTCGGGTCACACTGCTGAGTTACAATCCAACATAAGCTCCAACTGGTCTCGTTTGGTGTTTCTTGATTTGTCTGAGAATCAACTTAGTGGGGAGATTCTGCATAGTTTCAGTGAAGCCCAGAATCTCAGATACCTCAATTTAGCGGGCAACCGATTTACCCATCGGGAATTCCCCCGAGTTGAAGTTTTTTCGGGTTTAGAGTTCCTCAATTTATCGAAAGCTAATCTTATTGGTGAAATTCCTAGTGAGATATCGCAGCTGAGTAACTTGAAGTCACTTGATCTCTCTGATAACCATCTCACTGGGCGAATCCCGGTTTTGAGTATTCGAAGTCTCGAATCTCTTGATCTTTCAAGGAACAACTTGAGTGGAGAGATCCCACCTCCAATCGTGAAGAAGCTCCCTTATATGGAGAAGTACAATTTCTCCTTCAACAACTTGACCCTCTGTGCTAGTGATTTTAAGCCTGAGACCATCGAGAAGGCCTTCTTTGGGTCTACAAATAGCTGCCCGATAGCAGCAAACCCGGCACTgttcctaaaaaaaaattctaagcATAAGGGGATGACTAAACTTGCCCTGGCATTGACCCTTTCTATTATGTGCTTGCTTCTGGGTTTACTGTTTCTCGTCTTCGGATGTCGGCGGAAGAACAAATCATGGGCTGTGAAGCAAGCCTCTTACAAGGAAGAGCAGCAAATCTCGGGCCCATTCTCATTCCAGACCGATTCCACGACTTGGGTGGCAGACGTCAAGCAAGCTACATCAGTTCCTGTAGTTATTTTTGAGAAGCCATTGTTGAACATAACATTTGCAGACCTCTTGTCTGCGACCTCTAACTTCGACAGGGGGACCCTCTTGGCAGAGGGGAAATTCGGACCTGTGTATAGGGGCTTCCTTCCTGGTGGGGTCCATGTGGCTGTGAAGGTGTTGGTCCATGGGTCCACGCTCACCGATCATGAGGCGGCCCGGGAGCTCGAGTACTTGGGGCGGATCAAGCACCCAAATCTTGTTCCCTTGACGGGGTACTGCCTTGCCGGGGAGCAGAGGATTGCAATTTACGATTACATGGAGAATGGAAACTTGCATAGCCTGCTGCACGACTTGCCCCTCGGGGTGAACCTGACCGAGGACTGGAGCAACGATACCTGGGAAGACGACTATGATGGTAATAATAGTGGGATCCGCAATGTGGGACCTGGTGGTATACTGATGACATGGAGGTTCCGCCATAGGGTTGCCTTGGGCACAGCCAGGGCACTGGCATTCCTCCACCACGGGTGCttcccctcaatcatacaccGGGACGTGAAGGCAAGCAGCGTCTACCTTGATTACAATCTTGAACCGAGGTTGTCTGACTTTGGGCTCGCAAAGGTCTTCGGCAACGAATTAGATGAAGAGATTGCCCGTGGTTGCCCCGGGTATTTCCCGCCAGAATTCTCAGAGCCAGGAGAAACTCCGACCGCAAAGTCTGACGTTTACTGCTTTGGTGTTGTCCTGTTTGAGCTGATAACTGGAAAGAAGCCCGTGGGTGATGATTACCCTGAGGTGGATGCAAGTAACCTAGTGAGTTGGGTCAGAGGATTCGTCCGGAAGAGTCAAGGGTCGAGGGTCGTTGATCCAAAGATTCGGGATACAGGCCCTGATGATCAGATGGAGGAGGCTCTCAAGATTGGTTATCTCTGCACAGCAGATCACCCCTCAAAACGGCCGAGCATGCAGCAGGTAGTTGGTCTTCTAAAAGATATGGAACCAGTTAATTAG
- the LOC116198148 gene encoding 60S ribosomal protein L6 produces the protein MAPKTPRVCRNPELVRGIGKYSRSKMYHKKGLWAIKAKHGGQFPRHDPKPKPAAAGEKPPKFYPADDVKKPLINKRKPKPTKLRASITPGTVLIILAGRFKGKRVVFLKQLPSGLLLITGPFKVNGVPLRRVNQSYVIATSTKVDISGVNVEKFDDKYFGKKAEKKKKKGEGEFFEAEKEEKNVLPQEKKDDQKSVDTPLITSIEGVPDLKTYLAARFSLKAGMKPHELVF, from the exons ATGGCGCCGAAGACACCGAGAGTGTGCAGAAACCCGGAGCTGGTCCGAGGGATCGGCAAGTACTCGAGGTCAAAGATGTACCACAAGAAGGGACTGTGGGCCATCAAGGCCAAGCACGGCGGCCAGTTTCCCCGCCACGACCCTAAGCCGAAACCCGCCGCCGCCGGCGAGAAGCCGCCCAAGTTCTACCCGGCCGATGACGTGAAGAAGCCGCTCATTAACAAGCGCAAGCCCAAGCCTACCAAGCTCAG GGCTAGTATTACACCGGGTACTGTGTTGATTATCCTTGCCGGGAGGTTCAAGGGCAAGAGGGTTGTGTTCTTGAAGCAGCTTCCTTCGGGATTGCTTCTAATCACTG GTCCTTTCAAAGTTAATGGTGTTCCTCTCAGAAGGGTGAATCAGTCCTATGTGATTGCAACTTCCACCAAGGTTGACATCTCCGGGGTTAATGTTGAGAAGTTTGATGACAAGTATTTCGGCAAGAAAgctgagaagaagaagaagaagggagagGGTGAATTCTTCGAGGCAGAGAAAGAG gaaaagaaCGTCCTTCCCCAGGAGAAGAAGGATGATCAGAAATCAGTGGACACTCCGTTGATAACGTCCATCGAAGGTGTCCCTGATTTGAAGACCTACTTGGCTGCTAGATTCTCTCTCAAGGCGGGCATGAAACCCCACGAACTTGTGTTCTAG
- the LOC116195871 gene encoding eukaryotic translation initiation factor 5A-like has translation MSDEENHFESKGDAGASKTYPQQAGTVRKNGYIVIKNRPCKVVEVSTSKTGKHGHAKCHFVGIDIFNGKKLEDIVPSSHNCDIPHVNRTDYQLIDISEDGFVSLLTENGNTKDDLRLPTDDNLLSQIKDGFAEGKDLVVSVMSAMGEEQICAVKDIGPKN, from the exons ATGTCAGACGAAGAGAACCACTTCGAGTCGAAGGGTGACGCGGGAGCGTCGAAGACGTACCCCCAGCAAGCGGGAACTGTCCGCAAGAATGGCTACATCGTCATCAAGAATCGCCCCTGCAAG GTTGTGGAAGTCTCGACTTCGAAAACTGGCAAGCATGGACACGCAAAGTGCCACTTTGTAGGGATTGATATATTCAATGGGAAGAAACTCGAAGATATTGTTCCTTCATCCCATAACTGTGAT ATTCCTCATGTTAATCGCACTGATTATCAGCTCATCGACATCTCTGAAGATGGCTTT GTGAGTCTTTTAACTGAGAATGGGAACACAAAGGATGACCTGAGGCTGCCAACTGATGATAATCTTCTTAGCCAG ATTAAAGATGGGTTTGCTGAAGGAAAGGATCTCGTGGTCTCAGTCATGTCTGCAATGGGAGAGGAGCAGATTTGTGCTGTGAAGGACATCGGTCCAAAGAACTAG
- the LOC116195870 gene encoding probable purine permease 5 isoform X2: protein MEEGQSEPSPSTSRSHSPFWARVITLRTTLWEGYKSKPMSHWILLLLSSLSMLVAFPASSLLSRVYYSDGGTSKWIISWVAVAGWPISALILLPTYFVCKTSPTPLTLKLTTSYVLLGFLSAADNLMYAYAYAYLPASTASLLASSSLVFSALFGYLIAKNKLNASMVNGIIIITAAMAIIALDSSSDRYGNVTSSQYILGFFWDIMGSALHGLIFALSELVFIKLVGRLSFHVVLEQQAMVSFFAFIFTTIGLLINRDFQGMVHEAETFKDGKSSYKQVLIWGAITFQLGVLGATAVLFLSSTVLAGVLNAVRVPLTSIAAVILLHDPMSGFKILSLVITFWGFGSYIYGNANVSNKASS, encoded by the coding sequence ATGGAAGAAGGACAATCAGAACCTTCTCCTTCTACTTCCCGTTCACATTCTCCCTTTTGGGCTCGAGTCATCACCCTCAGGACAACCTTATGGGAAGGGTACAAGAGCAAACCAATGTCCCACTggatcctcctcctcctaaGCTCCCTATCTATGCTTGTGGCGTTCCCCGCCTCTTCCCTCCTCTCCCGTGTCTACTACTCCGATGGTGGCACGAGCAAGTGGATCATCTCATGGGTGGCTGTTGCTGGGTGGCCGATATCTGCCCTAATCTTGCTGCCAACCTACTTCGTCTGTAAAACTTCCCCGACCCCTTTAACGTTAAAGCTCACAACCTCCTATGTTTTGCTGGGTTTCTTGAGTGCGGCTGATAATCTCATGTATGCCTATGCATATGCTTATCTGCCAGCCTCTACGGCCTCTCTCCTCGCTTCTTCATCCCTGGTTTTCTCTGCCCTGTTTGGGTATCTCATTGCCAAGAACAAGCTAAATGCATCAATGGTCAATGGGATCATTATTATAACAGCAGCAATGGCTATAATAGCCCTGGATTCAAGCTCTGACCGATATGGGAATGTAACTTCCAGTCAGTACATCCTAGGATTTTTTTGGGACATTATGGGGTCTGCACTGCACGGGCTAATTTTCGCACTCTCAGAGCTCGTCTTTATCAAGCTCGTTGGTCGGCTTTCCTTCCATGTTGTATTAGAGCAACAAGCTATGGTCTCATTCTTTGCCTTCATATTTACAACCATTGGACTCCTTATAAACCGAGATTTCCAGGGGATGGTCCATGAGGCAGAGACTTTCAAGGACGGGAAGAGCTCGTACAAACAAGTACTAATATGGGGCGCCATAACTTTTCAACTAGGAGTGCTCGGTGCAACGGCCGTTCTGTTTCTGTCCTCAACAGTTCTGGCAGGAGTGCTGAATGCAGTTAGGGTTCCTCTCACGAGCATTGCAGCAGTTATATTGTTGCATGACCCGATGAGCGGTTTCAAGATTCTCTCCTTGGTGATCACCTTCTGGGGCTTTGGTTCTTATATTTATGGCAATGCCAATGTAAGTAATAAGGCCTCTTCATGA
- the LOC116195870 gene encoding probable purine permease 5 isoform X1: protein MSKGASMEEGQSEPSPSTSRSHSPFWARVITLRTTLWEGYKSKPMSHWILLLLSSLSMLVAFPASSLLSRVYYSDGGTSKWIISWVAVAGWPISALILLPTYFVCKTSPTPLTLKLTTSYVLLGFLSAADNLMYAYAYAYLPASTASLLASSSLVFSALFGYLIAKNKLNASMVNGIIIITAAMAIIALDSSSDRYGNVTSSQYILGFFWDIMGSALHGLIFALSELVFIKLVGRLSFHVVLEQQAMVSFFAFIFTTIGLLINRDFQGMVHEAETFKDGKSSYKQVLIWGAITFQLGVLGATAVLFLSSTVLAGVLNAVRVPLTSIAAVILLHDPMSGFKILSLVITFWGFGSYIYGNANVSNKASS, encoded by the coding sequence GTGCAAGCATGGAAGAAGGACAATCAGAACCTTCTCCTTCTACTTCCCGTTCACATTCTCCCTTTTGGGCTCGAGTCATCACCCTCAGGACAACCTTATGGGAAGGGTACAAGAGCAAACCAATGTCCCACTggatcctcctcctcctaaGCTCCCTATCTATGCTTGTGGCGTTCCCCGCCTCTTCCCTCCTCTCCCGTGTCTACTACTCCGATGGTGGCACGAGCAAGTGGATCATCTCATGGGTGGCTGTTGCTGGGTGGCCGATATCTGCCCTAATCTTGCTGCCAACCTACTTCGTCTGTAAAACTTCCCCGACCCCTTTAACGTTAAAGCTCACAACCTCCTATGTTTTGCTGGGTTTCTTGAGTGCGGCTGATAATCTCATGTATGCCTATGCATATGCTTATCTGCCAGCCTCTACGGCCTCTCTCCTCGCTTCTTCATCCCTGGTTTTCTCTGCCCTGTTTGGGTATCTCATTGCCAAGAACAAGCTAAATGCATCAATGGTCAATGGGATCATTATTATAACAGCAGCAATGGCTATAATAGCCCTGGATTCAAGCTCTGACCGATATGGGAATGTAACTTCCAGTCAGTACATCCTAGGATTTTTTTGGGACATTATGGGGTCTGCACTGCACGGGCTAATTTTCGCACTCTCAGAGCTCGTCTTTATCAAGCTCGTTGGTCGGCTTTCCTTCCATGTTGTATTAGAGCAACAAGCTATGGTCTCATTCTTTGCCTTCATATTTACAACCATTGGACTCCTTATAAACCGAGATTTCCAGGGGATGGTCCATGAGGCAGAGACTTTCAAGGACGGGAAGAGCTCGTACAAACAAGTACTAATATGGGGCGCCATAACTTTTCAACTAGGAGTGCTCGGTGCAACGGCCGTTCTGTTTCTGTCCTCAACAGTTCTGGCAGGAGTGCTGAATGCAGTTAGGGTTCCTCTCACGAGCATTGCAGCAGTTATATTGTTGCATGACCCGATGAGCGGTTTCAAGATTCTCTCCTTGGTGATCACCTTCTGGGGCTTTGGTTCTTATATTTATGGCAATGCCAATGTAAGTAATAAGGCCTCTTCATGA